One genomic window of Pseudopipra pipra isolate bDixPip1 chromosome 17, bDixPip1.hap1, whole genome shotgun sequence includes the following:
- the ZNF335 gene encoding zinc finger protein 335 isoform X7 translates to MEENAVESSSDAAPQEAQEEPTESGLGVGSSDAVSADSTDAAAGPGCLSRADDSAVGQSSDSSGVSLEEVSESSSSTDVVPRVYLPDSSSIAQSTLVSSVSTVSQSIMVSESPQVLVHSSVVTDGATVVSDSTASTSSDLGSAIDKIIESTIGPDIIQSCIAVTSAEDGGAETTQYLILQGPDDGAPMVSQVATSALANSLVIEAVADGPTSTCLEQPGPSGPSKRLEVVEVPIKSERDQETDGGEELNQPDMETLEEMMEVVVVQQFKCKMCQYKSVSKKTLINHMKERHFQPVGSALALKKGRPRKGGAAPKTEEEEAPEEEDDDIMDAGAIDDPEEDSDYNPAEDEPRGRQPKYGRSVPTSSEERPRRRPGRPRKLPRLENMPQDVPEGGEVEPLVTSQGTPSRELQKSEASSSSGLENGTGESLAEPSISQSDSENKDPSSNAGAEEADAVPRRRGRPSRRFLGKKYRKYMGRRYYYKSPKPLMRPYLCRICGSRFLTHDDLRFHVNSHEANDPQLFKCLQCSYRSRRWSSLKEHMFNHVGSKPYKCEECNYTSVYKKDVIRHSTVHSRDRKKRADPPPKLNSFPCPVCNRVYPMQKRLTQHMKTHSTEKPHMCDKCGKSFKKRYTFKMHLLTHIQAIANRRFKCEFCDYVCEDKKVLLNHQLSHMNDKPYKCSICKYSTFREDFLVSHMAVKHTGGKPFACEFCHFTTKHKKNLRLHVQCRHADSFEEWAQRHPEEPPCRRRPFFTLQQIEELKQQHSQVQAPAEPEASPQAPLGPLTCHTVQAVTGAEPPVLSQSSLEGATIIYEQDVAGSAELATQTALDLLLNMSAQRELATGSLQVAVVKPDDPGETPGPCEPQTQEEEAKVDSKEQQQKLVMLHVAEPGQTLVQEAYREASLGGSELQQITIPFGGTAEYSIIAPISEEIQTPGTLYSSEEESPVETSHAVVVSGAVVTEEALKDHNNHYIMSSSVPGSQFQTVEPLSGDAAVPSPVEGQEAQPADVKWPLVQCVTRQLQKDSSLSPASEGQEVSSPKVKWPVLQGMAKKLSCKVSTAKKLSCKISTAKKFSCKICTAMFTGRAEMESHKRAHIGTSTFKCPDCNFTATLWPEVRSHMVQHASLRPHKCPHCSFASKNKKDLRRHMLTHTNEKPFACHVCGQRFNRNGHLKFHTQRLHSSEGKRPGPAAAQQTIILNSDEDTLATLHTALQAGQAVLAPERLQQALGQEHILVTQEQSVTSQEEAAYIQEITTADGQTVQHLVTADNQVQYIIAQEGVPHLLPQEYVVVPEGHHIQVQDGQITHIQYEQGSQFLPESQIQYMPVSPEQQLVTQAQLEAAAHSAVSAVADAAMAQAQGVFSAEAAAEQIHQLQPGIHYDVITLAE, encoded by the exons ATGGAGGAGAATGCGGTGGAGAGCAGCAGCGACGCGGCCCCGCAGGAGGCGCAGGAGGAGCCCACCGAGAGCGGGCTGGGCGTCGGGAGCTCGGACGCCGTGTCGGCGGACAGCACCGACGCCGCCGCGGGGCCCGGGTGCCTCTCCCGCGCCGATGACTCCGCCGTGGGACAGAGCTCTGACAGCAGCGGGGTCTCCTTG gAAGAGGTCTCGGAGAGTAGCTCCAGCACAGATGTCGTTCCCCGGGTTTACCTGCCAGACTCATCCTCCATCGCCCAATCCACCTTGGTCTCCAGTGTCTCCACTGTGAGCCAGTCCATCATGGTGTCAGAGTCCCCACAAGTCCTGGTCCACTCCAGTGTGGTCACTGATGGAGCCACAGTCGTGTCAGACTCCACTGCATCCACTTCCTCAGACCTGGGCTCTGCCATTGACAAAATCATTGAGTCCACGATCGGGCCGGACATCATCCAGA gctgcatCGCCGTGACCAGTGCGGAGGATGGAGGGGCAGAGACCACCCAGTACCTCATTCTGCAAGGCCCTGATGATG GTGCTCCCATGGTGTCCCAGGTGGCTACATCTGCTCTGGCCAATAGTTTGGTGATAGAAGCTGTTGCTGATGGACCTACCTCCACGTGCCTTGAGCAGCCCGGCCCTTCAGGCCCATCCAAAAGGTTGGAAGTGGTGGAGGTGCCCATAAAGTCAGAGCGGGATCAAGAGACGGATGGTGGGGAGGAGCTGAACCAGCCAGACATGGAGACCCTGGAGGAGATGatggaggtggtggtggtgcagCAGTTCAAGTGCAAGATGTGTCAGTACAAGAGTGTCTCCAAGAAAACGCTGATTAACCACATGAAAGAACGTCACTTCCAGCCAG TGGGTTCAGCTCTGGCTTTGAAAAAAGGGCGACCACGAAAAGGGGGAGCTGCTCCAaagacagaggaggaggaggccccAGAAGAAGAAGATGATGATATCATGGATGCTGGTGCTATTGATGACCCTGAAG AGGACAGTGACTACAACCCAGCTGAGGATGAGCCGCGGGGGCGACAGCCCAAGTACGGCCGCAGTGTCCCCACGTCCAGCGAGGAGAGGCCGCGCCGACGCCCGGGGAGACCCCGCAAGCTCCCTCGCCTGGAGAACATGCCTCAGGATGTGCCAGAAG gaggggaggtgGAGCCCCTGGTGACGTCCCAAGGCACACCGAGCCGTGAGCTGCAGAAGTCGGAGGCATCCAGTTCCTCTGGCCTGGAGAATGGGACCGGTGAGAGCCTGGCGGAGCCAAGCATCAGCCAGTCCGACTCTGAGAACAAGGACCCTTCCTCCAACGCGGGTGCTGAGGAGGCAGACGCTGTCCCTCGGCGGCGTGGGCGGCCCTCCCGCCGCTTCCTGGGCAAGAAATACCGCAAGTACATGGGGCGCAG GTACTACTACAAGTCCCCCAAGCCCCTGATGCGGCCGTACCTGTGCCGGATCTGCGGCTCACGGTTCCTCACACACGACGATCTGCGCTTCCACGTCAACTCGCACGAGGCCAACGACCCACAGCTCTTCAAGTGTCTGCAGTGCAGCTACCGCTCCCGGCGCTGGTCCTCCCTCAAG GAGCACATGTTCAACCATGTGGGCAGCAAGCCCTACAAGTGTGAGGAGTGCAATTACACCAGCGTATACAAGAAGGATGTCATCCGGCACTCCACGGTGCACAGCCGGGACAG gaAGAAGAGAGCTGATCCG CCACCAAAGCTGAACTCCTTCCCGTGCCCCGTCTGCAATCGTGTCTACCCCATGCAGAAGAGGCTTACGCAGCACATGAAGACACACAGCACAGAGAAGCCTCACATGTGTGACAAG TGTGGGAAGTCCTTTAAGAAGCGCTACACCTTCAAGATGCACCTGCTGACACACATCCAGGCCATCGCCAACCGCAG GTTCAAGTGTGAGTTCTGTGACTATGTCTGCGAGGATAAGAAGGTCCTTCTGAACCACCAGCTGTCACACATGAATGACAAGCCCTACAAGTGCAGCATCTGCAAGTATTCCACCTTCCGGGAGGACTTCCTGGTCTCGCACATGGCGGTCAAGCACACAG gagggaagcCGTTCGCTTGCGAGTTCTGTCACTTCACCACCAAGCACAAGAAGAACCTGCGCCTGCATGTGCAGTGCCGCCACGCCGACTCCTTCGAGGAGTGGGCACAGCGGCACCCCGAGGAGCCGccctgccgccgccgccccttCTTCACCCTGCAGCAGATCGAggagctgaagcagcagcacagccaggtgcAGGCACCAGCTGAGCCGGAGGCCAGCCCACAG GCGCCTCTTGGCCCCCTCACCTGCCACACGGTCCAGGCGGTCACAGGAGCAGAACCCCCTGTCCTCTCACAGAGTTCCCTGGAAGGGGCCACCATCATCTACGAACAAG ATGTGGCTGGATCAGCAGAGCTGGCCACACAGACAGCCCTGGATCTGCTGCTGAACATGAGCGCCCAGCGAGAGCTGGCCACAGGCTCACTGCAG GTGGCAGTGGTGAAGCCAGATGACCCAGGAGAGACGCCAGGCCCCTGTGAGCCACAgacacaggaggaggaggcgaAGGTGGACtcaaaggagcagcagcagaaattgGTGATGCTGCACgtggcagagcctgggcagacaCTGGTGCAGGAGGCTTACAGGGAGGCAAGCCTGGGTGGCTCGGAGCTGCAGCAGATCACCATCCCCTTTGGCGGGACAGCAGAGTACAGCATCATTGCACCCATCAGTGAGGAGATCCAGACCCCTGGCACACTGTACAG CAGTGAGGAGGAGAGCCCTGTGGAGACCTCCCACGCAGTTGTGGTGAGCGGGGCTGTGGTGACGGAGGAGGCTCTGAAGGACCATAACAATCATTACATCATGTCATCCAGTGTCCCAGGGAGCCAGTTCCAGACTGTGGAG CCCCTCAGTGGGGATGCTGCAGTTCCCTCGCCTGTGGAGGGCCAGGAGGCTCAGCCCGCCGATGTCAAGTGGCCCCTGGTGCAGTGTGTCACCAGGCAGCTCCAGAAGGACTCGTCTTTATCCCCAGCCTCCGAGGGGCAGGAAGTCTCATCCCCAAAGGTCAAGTGGCCTGTACTCCAAGGCATGGCCAAGAAGCTCTCGTGCAAAGTTTCCACAGCCAAGAAGCTCTCATGCAAGATTTCCACAGCCAAAAAGTTTTCATGCAAGATTTGCACAGCCATGTtcacagggagagcagagatGGAGAGTCACAAGAGAGCCCACATTGGGACCAGCACCTTCAAGTGTCCCGACTGTAACTTCACTGCCACGCTCTGGCCGGAGGTCCGG AGCCACATGGTCCAGCATGCCAGTCTCCGGCCACACAAGTGCCCCCACTGCAGCTTTGCCTCCAAGAACAAGAAGGACCTGCGCAGGCACATGCTGACCCACACCAACGAGAAGCCCTTCGCGTGCCATGTCTGTGGGCAGAG GTTCAACCGTAATGGGCACCTCAAGTTCCACACGCAGCGTTTGCACAGCTCTGAGGGGAAGAGGCCAGggcctgctgctgcccagcagaCCATCATCCTGAACAGTGATGAGGACACCCTGGCCACCCTGCACA cagctctgcaggccgGCCAGGCCGTGCTGGCTCCTGAGAGGCTGCAGCaggccctggggcaggagcacatCCTTGTCACACAGGAGCAGAGCGTCACCAGCCAG GAGGAGGCAGCCTACATCCAGGAGATCACGACTGCAGACGGGCAGACAGTACAGCACTTAGTGACCGCTGACAACCAG GTTCAATACATTATTGCCCAGGAAGGCGTCCCACACTTGCTTCCCCAGGAGTATGTTGTTGTCCCAGAGGGACATCACATCCAG GTACAGGATGGTCAGATCACCCACATCCAGTATGAGCAGGGCAGCCAGTTCCTCCCGGAGTCGCAG ATCCAGTACATGCCCGTGTCACCTGAGCAGCAGCTCGTCAcccaggcacagctggaagCAGCGGCACACTCGGCTGTCTCAG cagtggcagatgCAGCGATGGCCCAGGCCCAGGGCGTCTTCAGCGCTGAGGCGGCGGCCGAGCAGATCCATCAGCTGCAGCCGGGCATCCACTACGACGTGATCACGCTGGCAGAGTAG
- the ZNF335 gene encoding zinc finger protein 335 isoform X8, translating into MEENAVESSSDAAPQEAQEEPTESGLGVGSSDAVSADSTDAAAGPGCLSRADDSAVGQSSDSSGVSLEEVSESSSSTDVVPRVYLPDSSSIAQSTLVSSVSTVSQSIMVSESPQVLVHSSVVTDGATVVSDSTASTSSDLGSAIDKIIESTIGPDIIQSCIAVTSAEDGGAETTQYLILQGPDDGAPMVSQVATSALANSLVIEAVADGPTSTCLEQPGPSGPSKRLEVVEVPIKSERDQETDGGEELNQPDMETLEEMMEVVVVQQFKCKMCQYKSVSKKTLINHMKERHFQPVGSALALKKGRPRKGGAAPKTEEEEAPEEEDDDIMDAGAIDDPEEDSDYNPAEDEPRGRQPKYGRSVPTSSEERPRRRPGRPRKLPRLENMPQDVPEGGEVEPLVTSQGTPSRELQKSEASSSSGLENGTGESLAEPSISQSDSENKDPSSNAGAEEADAVPRRRGRPSRRFLGKKYRKYMGRRYYYKSPKPLMRPYLCRICGSRFLTHDDLRFHVNSHEANDPQLFKCLQCSYRSRRWSSLKEHMFNHVGSKPYKCEECNYTSVYKKDVIRHSTVHSRDRKKRADPPPKLNSFPCPVCNRVYPMQKRLTQHMKTHSTEKPHMCDKCGKSFKKRYTFKMHLLTHIQAIANRRFKCEFCDYVCEDKKVLLNHQLSHMNDKPYKCSICKYSTFREDFLVSHMAVKHTGGKPFACEFCHFTTKHKKNLRLHVQCRHADSFEEWAQRHPEEPPCRRRPFFTLQQIEELKQQHSQVQAPAEPEASPQAPLGPLTCHTVQAVTGAEPPVLSQSSLEGATIIYEQDVAGSAELATQTALDLLLNMSAQRELATGSLQVAVVKPDDPGETPGPCEPQTQEEEAKVDSKEQQQKLVMLHVAEPGQTLVQEAYREASLGGSELQQITIPFGGTAEYSIIAPISEEIQTPGTLYSEEESPVETSHAVVVSGAVVTEEALKDHNNHYIMSSSVPGSQFQTVEPLSGDAAVPSPVEGQEAQPADVKWPLVQCVTRQLQKDSSLSPASEGQEVSSPKVKWPVLQGMAKKLSCKVSTAKKLSCKISTAKKFSCKICTAMFTGRAEMESHKRAHIGTSTFKCPDCNFTATLWPEVRSHMVQHASLRPHKCPHCSFASKNKKDLRRHMLTHTNEKPFACHVCGQRFNRNGHLKFHTQRLHSSEGKRPGPAAAQQTIILNSDEDTLATLHTALQAGQAVLAPERLQQALGQEHILVTQEQSVTSQEEAAYIQEITTADGQTVQHLVTADNQVQYIIAQEGVPHLLPQEYVVVPEGHHIQVQDGQITHIQYEQGSQFLPESQIQYMPVSPEQQLVTQAQLEAAAHSAVSAVADAAMAQAQGVFSAEAAAEQIHQLQPGIHYDVITLAE; encoded by the exons ATGGAGGAGAATGCGGTGGAGAGCAGCAGCGACGCGGCCCCGCAGGAGGCGCAGGAGGAGCCCACCGAGAGCGGGCTGGGCGTCGGGAGCTCGGACGCCGTGTCGGCGGACAGCACCGACGCCGCCGCGGGGCCCGGGTGCCTCTCCCGCGCCGATGACTCCGCCGTGGGACAGAGCTCTGACAGCAGCGGGGTCTCCTTG gAAGAGGTCTCGGAGAGTAGCTCCAGCACAGATGTCGTTCCCCGGGTTTACCTGCCAGACTCATCCTCCATCGCCCAATCCACCTTGGTCTCCAGTGTCTCCACTGTGAGCCAGTCCATCATGGTGTCAGAGTCCCCACAAGTCCTGGTCCACTCCAGTGTGGTCACTGATGGAGCCACAGTCGTGTCAGACTCCACTGCATCCACTTCCTCAGACCTGGGCTCTGCCATTGACAAAATCATTGAGTCCACGATCGGGCCGGACATCATCCAGA gctgcatCGCCGTGACCAGTGCGGAGGATGGAGGGGCAGAGACCACCCAGTACCTCATTCTGCAAGGCCCTGATGATG GTGCTCCCATGGTGTCCCAGGTGGCTACATCTGCTCTGGCCAATAGTTTGGTGATAGAAGCTGTTGCTGATGGACCTACCTCCACGTGCCTTGAGCAGCCCGGCCCTTCAGGCCCATCCAAAAGGTTGGAAGTGGTGGAGGTGCCCATAAAGTCAGAGCGGGATCAAGAGACGGATGGTGGGGAGGAGCTGAACCAGCCAGACATGGAGACCCTGGAGGAGATGatggaggtggtggtggtgcagCAGTTCAAGTGCAAGATGTGTCAGTACAAGAGTGTCTCCAAGAAAACGCTGATTAACCACATGAAAGAACGTCACTTCCAGCCAG TGGGTTCAGCTCTGGCTTTGAAAAAAGGGCGACCACGAAAAGGGGGAGCTGCTCCAaagacagaggaggaggaggccccAGAAGAAGAAGATGATGATATCATGGATGCTGGTGCTATTGATGACCCTGAAG AGGACAGTGACTACAACCCAGCTGAGGATGAGCCGCGGGGGCGACAGCCCAAGTACGGCCGCAGTGTCCCCACGTCCAGCGAGGAGAGGCCGCGCCGACGCCCGGGGAGACCCCGCAAGCTCCCTCGCCTGGAGAACATGCCTCAGGATGTGCCAGAAG gaggggaggtgGAGCCCCTGGTGACGTCCCAAGGCACACCGAGCCGTGAGCTGCAGAAGTCGGAGGCATCCAGTTCCTCTGGCCTGGAGAATGGGACCGGTGAGAGCCTGGCGGAGCCAAGCATCAGCCAGTCCGACTCTGAGAACAAGGACCCTTCCTCCAACGCGGGTGCTGAGGAGGCAGACGCTGTCCCTCGGCGGCGTGGGCGGCCCTCCCGCCGCTTCCTGGGCAAGAAATACCGCAAGTACATGGGGCGCAG GTACTACTACAAGTCCCCCAAGCCCCTGATGCGGCCGTACCTGTGCCGGATCTGCGGCTCACGGTTCCTCACACACGACGATCTGCGCTTCCACGTCAACTCGCACGAGGCCAACGACCCACAGCTCTTCAAGTGTCTGCAGTGCAGCTACCGCTCCCGGCGCTGGTCCTCCCTCAAG GAGCACATGTTCAACCATGTGGGCAGCAAGCCCTACAAGTGTGAGGAGTGCAATTACACCAGCGTATACAAGAAGGATGTCATCCGGCACTCCACGGTGCACAGCCGGGACAG gaAGAAGAGAGCTGATCCG CCACCAAAGCTGAACTCCTTCCCGTGCCCCGTCTGCAATCGTGTCTACCCCATGCAGAAGAGGCTTACGCAGCACATGAAGACACACAGCACAGAGAAGCCTCACATGTGTGACAAG TGTGGGAAGTCCTTTAAGAAGCGCTACACCTTCAAGATGCACCTGCTGACACACATCCAGGCCATCGCCAACCGCAG GTTCAAGTGTGAGTTCTGTGACTATGTCTGCGAGGATAAGAAGGTCCTTCTGAACCACCAGCTGTCACACATGAATGACAAGCCCTACAAGTGCAGCATCTGCAAGTATTCCACCTTCCGGGAGGACTTCCTGGTCTCGCACATGGCGGTCAAGCACACAG gagggaagcCGTTCGCTTGCGAGTTCTGTCACTTCACCACCAAGCACAAGAAGAACCTGCGCCTGCATGTGCAGTGCCGCCACGCCGACTCCTTCGAGGAGTGGGCACAGCGGCACCCCGAGGAGCCGccctgccgccgccgccccttCTTCACCCTGCAGCAGATCGAggagctgaagcagcagcacagccaggtgcAGGCACCAGCTGAGCCGGAGGCCAGCCCACAG GCGCCTCTTGGCCCCCTCACCTGCCACACGGTCCAGGCGGTCACAGGAGCAGAACCCCCTGTCCTCTCACAGAGTTCCCTGGAAGGGGCCACCATCATCTACGAACAAG ATGTGGCTGGATCAGCAGAGCTGGCCACACAGACAGCCCTGGATCTGCTGCTGAACATGAGCGCCCAGCGAGAGCTGGCCACAGGCTCACTGCAG GTGGCAGTGGTGAAGCCAGATGACCCAGGAGAGACGCCAGGCCCCTGTGAGCCACAgacacaggaggaggaggcgaAGGTGGACtcaaaggagcagcagcagaaattgGTGATGCTGCACgtggcagagcctgggcagacaCTGGTGCAGGAGGCTTACAGGGAGGCAAGCCTGGGTGGCTCGGAGCTGCAGCAGATCACCATCCCCTTTGGCGGGACAGCAGAGTACAGCATCATTGCACCCATCAGTGAGGAGATCCAGACCCCTGGCACACTGTACAG TGAGGAGGAGAGCCCTGTGGAGACCTCCCACGCAGTTGTGGTGAGCGGGGCTGTGGTGACGGAGGAGGCTCTGAAGGACCATAACAATCATTACATCATGTCATCCAGTGTCCCAGGGAGCCAGTTCCAGACTGTGGAG CCCCTCAGTGGGGATGCTGCAGTTCCCTCGCCTGTGGAGGGCCAGGAGGCTCAGCCCGCCGATGTCAAGTGGCCCCTGGTGCAGTGTGTCACCAGGCAGCTCCAGAAGGACTCGTCTTTATCCCCAGCCTCCGAGGGGCAGGAAGTCTCATCCCCAAAGGTCAAGTGGCCTGTACTCCAAGGCATGGCCAAGAAGCTCTCGTGCAAAGTTTCCACAGCCAAGAAGCTCTCATGCAAGATTTCCACAGCCAAAAAGTTTTCATGCAAGATTTGCACAGCCATGTtcacagggagagcagagatGGAGAGTCACAAGAGAGCCCACATTGGGACCAGCACCTTCAAGTGTCCCGACTGTAACTTCACTGCCACGCTCTGGCCGGAGGTCCGG AGCCACATGGTCCAGCATGCCAGTCTCCGGCCACACAAGTGCCCCCACTGCAGCTTTGCCTCCAAGAACAAGAAGGACCTGCGCAGGCACATGCTGACCCACACCAACGAGAAGCCCTTCGCGTGCCATGTCTGTGGGCAGAG GTTCAACCGTAATGGGCACCTCAAGTTCCACACGCAGCGTTTGCACAGCTCTGAGGGGAAGAGGCCAGggcctgctgctgcccagcagaCCATCATCCTGAACAGTGATGAGGACACCCTGGCCACCCTGCACA cagctctgcaggccgGCCAGGCCGTGCTGGCTCCTGAGAGGCTGCAGCaggccctggggcaggagcacatCCTTGTCACACAGGAGCAGAGCGTCACCAGCCAG GAGGAGGCAGCCTACATCCAGGAGATCACGACTGCAGACGGGCAGACAGTACAGCACTTAGTGACCGCTGACAACCAG GTTCAATACATTATTGCCCAGGAAGGCGTCCCACACTTGCTTCCCCAGGAGTATGTTGTTGTCCCAGAGGGACATCACATCCAG GTACAGGATGGTCAGATCACCCACATCCAGTATGAGCAGGGCAGCCAGTTCCTCCCGGAGTCGCAG ATCCAGTACATGCCCGTGTCACCTGAGCAGCAGCTCGTCAcccaggcacagctggaagCAGCGGCACACTCGGCTGTCTCAG cagtggcagatgCAGCGATGGCCCAGGCCCAGGGCGTCTTCAGCGCTGAGGCGGCGGCCGAGCAGATCCATCAGCTGCAGCCGGGCATCCACTACGACGTGATCACGCTGGCAGAGTAG